A stretch of the Conger conger chromosome 3, fConCon1.1, whole genome shotgun sequence genome encodes the following:
- the slc25a43 gene encoding solute carrier family 25 member 43: MATVKKDERLTNSQSFLCVGFAGIFSKTATSPLEVVKIKSQIGTFHSKIGFLNTFLLIYKNEGLRALWKGNMVSCLRLFPYSAIHLATYKKIVHLHMDELCYISQWRAIAAGGLAGIAAALVTYPLEVVETRLIAQNCRQPTYRGVLHSLSSIVHQEGLKSLYRGFSLTVIGAVPFSLGCYAVYINLENLWQEPSFRFTPLQNFINGCVAAGLAQTLSFPFETVKRKLQAQSALLPHCGGADVHFSGTLDCFRQVVKNKGILSLWSGLTANVIKIVPYFGLLFSCFEMCKQICLYRNGYIVSPLSYQLTPGVDQSLGPSELEEVKRYLRNRNFCAKQSTIDNRW, encoded by the exons ATGGCAACCGTCAAAAAGGATGAGAGACTGACAAATTCACAGAGCTTCCTATGCGTGGGATTTGCTGGAATCTTCAGCAAAACAGCCACGTCTCCATTGGAGGTTGTAAAGATTAAAAGTCAGATTGGGACGTTTCACAGCAAAATAGGTTTTTTAAACACTTTTCTTTTAATCTACAAGAATGAAGGCCTGCGAGCATTGTGGAAAGGAAATATGGTTTCGTGCCTTCGGTTGTTCCCTTACAGTGCGATACATCTGGCAACCTACAAAAA GATTGTCCACTTGCACATGGACGAATTGTGCTACATCTCTCAGTGGAGGGCTATTGCTGCCGGTGGACTGGCCGGGATCGCCGCTGCCCTGGTCACGTACCCCCTGGAGGTGGTGGAAACAAGGCTCATCGCCCAGAACTGCCGGCAGCCTACGTACAGGGGAGTCCTACACAGCCTCTCTAGCATCGTCCACCAAGAAGGACTGAAGTCCCTCTATAGAGGCTTCTCCCTGACAGTCATCG GTGCTGTGCCTTTCTCCCTGGGCTGTTATGCGGTGTACATTAATTTGGAGAATCTGTGGCAGGAGCCCAGCTTTCGCTTCACGCCGCTGCAGAACTTCATCAACGGTTGCGTGGCCGCGGGTCTGGCCCAGaccctctctttcccctttgAGACGGTCAAGCGGAAACTGCAG GCCCAGAGCGCTCTGCTGCCGCACTGTGGCGGGGCTGACGTCCATTTCAGCGGCACGCTGGACTGCTTCAGGCAAGTCGTCAAAAACAAGGGGATTCTGTCTCTGTGGAGCGGCCTCACCGCCAACGTGATCAAG ATTGTGCCCTACTTTGGCCTGCTCTTCAGCTGCTTTGAGATGTGCAAGCAGATCTGCCTGTACCGGAACGGCTACATCGTATCGCCGCTGAGCTACCAGCTCACCCCGGGCGTGGACCAGAGCCTGGGCCCCTCAGAGCTAGAGGAAGTGAAGCGGTACCTGAGGAACAGGAACTTCTGCGCAAAGCAGTCAACCATCGACAACCGGTGGTGA